The DNA region AAGGAAGTACCAGTTTTCATGCATCCAACTGGGAAATGATCTCACACTGGACTCTTAATTACCTTCAAGAGCTTCTGGGGCCATCAGTTGCTCGAACACTGCATTTGTACAAAAGCTGAACCATGAGGCCACAAAAGCGGTCAGAGGTTCTGGGAATTCGAGCCTGGGGGTTCACTTCACTCAGCACATTATTCTGTGTATGGATGTAACCCTGCAGCAGGACAGCTCAGCTCAGTTGAGAGGACTGAGGTTTGCAGTGTCTACTATCGTCCTATCGGTGCACCCATGTCTCAGGGTGCATTTTATGTTCCCTGCCTGGGCCCCAAAGACAACTTAGTTTGGGACATTTGACTTAAATGGCTAACATATTCTGTGGTGAGGGCTGTTCTAGAGTCAAGAATTAAGGGGCATGGGAGCATGACGGAAAGAATGAATTCTGCtagggtgggacccaggcctgtgtgTCAGGGAGAGCTCTACTGACCacgtgactttttttttttttataaatatattttattgatttttttgcagagaggaagggagaaggatagagttagaaacatcgatgaatcagctgcctcctgcacactccccactgagtatgtgcccgcaaccaaggaacatgcccttgaccagaatcgaacctgggacccttgagtccataggctgacgctctatccactgagccaaaccggttagggcctgaccACATGACTTTTGAACTGGGGTCCTGAAGGTTTGGTAGGAGTTCACCAAAAGATCAAGATGAATGCATTCTATCTTAGAAAAAGGAGATAATGATAATACCCCACCATGGGTGTGGGGACTCAGAGGGACAGTGTACACTGGGAGTTGTTAGGTGTGGAActtagaagagaaaataaacctcATGGAGACTGCGCTTCCCTGACTGAGGCAGCAGTTGGTGGGCTGGAGCCTGCTCGCCACCAAGGCAAAAGAAGGATGGAAACAAGGACCCTTGCTCTCTTgaaacccccaccccatcctccccatTTGAAACTTACCTGACCATCCCCTGTTGAGTGGGAGGCGGGCGCTCCTATCTTCTGAGCTGACACCCTCTGGGAGTCATTGCCATCCTAACTGGACCTCACTTCAACCCTTTTTGCCCAGCAGATTCTTCTGGACTTCACTCCAGATATCAGCAGCCAAGGCAGTTTCCCCTAAAGAGAAAGCGTGGCAGGGAGAGAAGCTGGAGgtgtgccaggtggggggtgagaCAGTTAAGGAGTGAGGGCGCAGGTACAGTTCACAGTACAAAGTCCCTGTCTGTTTGTCAAATGAGAGTACAGGGCAGtgcctctggggggtgggggtagctgGTTTCCTAAATGAGGGCCTAGCGTCCAGTTACTAGATGGAGAGCAGGCAGCGCAGGGTAAGAGGCTTGTAAGGGCAGAAACAGTACTCCTCCATCCACCACATGTTTATGGAGCGCcttctacatgccaggcactgtgctgggtgctggacaCATGGAGAAAGCCAGACAGACACAAGTCTCCCAGGGAGATTCTGTTCACTGTCATTTATCGGAAAAGATCTTTATTTAACCCTCGTTTTtgagagattttcttttttcctggatAGACTTTGGTGCTGAGAGTTTTTTCTTtaggttcctttttttccttttcaacacTTCTCAGCACTGTCTTCTGGTATTCAttatttctgatgagaagtcacttgtcatttttgttgttgttcctttatgtatttttattcctCCCAACTGgtttaagaatttcttttttatttttggtttttatcAGTTTGGCTATGGTCTCCCCtgatatattttgtatttcttctgcTTGGGGTTTGCTGAGTTTTTTTGATAATTAAGTTAGTCGTTTCATCAAATTTGCAATTTCAGTCATTAGTTCCGCTACATTCTCAATATTTTCTACTTCTGGGACTGCAATTATGTGAATGTGAGACTGTTTGATATTGTCCCACAGATCcctgttcatttttttcaatattttcccctttattcttcAGAttgaatatttctattgatttttcttcaaattcactggttctttttttttttttttttgcattttcatgCTGCTGTTAACATTATTGAACGAATATTCCACTTCACTTATTGTACTTCTAAGTTCTAGAACCTCGAGtctcttttaaatatctttaaaaattattttcatttttttgctgaAATCCCCTATTTACTCACTTATTATGATCATATTTGCTCTAATTCTTTGACCATAtcttcctttagttttttttttttaatatatattttattgattttttacagagaggaagagagagggacagagagccagaaacatcgatgatagagagacattgatcagctgcctcctgcacaacccccactggggatgtgcccgcaaccaaggcacatgcccctgaccggaatcaaacctgggacccttgagtccgcaggccgacgctctatccactgagccaaaccggtttcggcttcctttagtttttttattatatttaaaataactgtttCAAAGTATTTGTCTATTAAATCTATATATGGGCCATTTTggcatcatttttttatttttaatttatttttaatcctcacccaaggacatgtttagagagaggaagggaggaatgtctattggccatctgtacattctctttggagaagtgtccactCAGGttctctgcttattttttttcctcccttgagCCATAACATTTTATTGACAGGTCAGAGGAAGAGCCAGGGGCAAGGCTCCCTCCCTTCCAGAGCATCCCTCTGCTGGAAGCAGGAAGCCCAGGAGATTGCAGGACTCAGGCAGTCTCGGTGATGGGCAGGCTGGTGATAGGCATCCTGGCCCTGAAACAGGCTGCGGTAGGTGGCGATCTCCTGCTCCAGCTATGTCTTGATGTCAAGAGTTGCTGTTACTCCAGGTTCTGACGCTTAGGGCCAGCACAAATGTCACTCGGCTAGGCTTGGATACTGCTGATAAGCGCCTGGATCTGTCAGCTGGGCTCTAAAGCAAGCCTGTGTTTCAGCCAGCATGCCTTCTAGGGTGGCTTTCATGCTGAGCTGAACTGAAGCTTGATCTCCAGACCGGTGGGTGACCTCTGTCTTGCtaatcgttttttttttttttaaatatattttattgattttttacagagaggaagagagagttagaaacatcgatgagagagaaacatcgaccagctgcctcttgcacacgccctactggggatgtgcccgcaaccaaggtacatgcccttgaccgaatcgaacctgggaccttgcagtccgcagtccgacgctctatccactgagccaaactggtttcggtggtttttttctttttttttaagagcgagagagagagagagagagagagagagagagaaaacatcagtttgttgtttcacttatttatgcattcattggttgcttcttttttttttttttaatatattttattgattttttacagagaggaagagagagggatagagagttagaaacatcgatgagagagaaacatctatcagctgtctcttgcacaccccctattggggatgtgcccgcaaccaaggtacatgcccctgaccagaatcaaacctgggacccttgagtccgcaggccgacgctctatccactgagccaaaccggtttcagccattggttgcttcttgtgtgtgccctgaccagagatcaaactgcaaccttggtgtatccggacaacgctctaaccaactgagctacccggccagggccgtCTTGCTAATGGGTTAAATCGGCAGTTACTCTGTGTggccagcgacctcctggttcagctCCTCAGTCTGTCTGGTGAACCAGGTCAGCATCCTTCCAGTTCTTCTCAACCATGACCAGGTTTCTCATATCACTCAGGATCTTAGCAGGTCAGTGCTGGAGCGGAATCCACCTCCACACTGACCTTGTCACCATCTGGCCCTTTAGGGCACTGATTTCCTCCTCATGGTTCTTCAGGTAGGCCAGCTCTTCCTTCATGCCTTCAATCTGCATCTCCAGATCTGCTCCTGCCTTGGTCAGCTCCTCCAGCTCTTTGCACAGGCCATTGGTGTCAGCCTCCATGCTCATGCGTAGGGCCTGCTCTGCCTCGAACTTGGTTGGAAGTCACCCACAGCCAGACGGCGTTGTTAATCTGTAGGACAGTCCTGGAGTTCTCAGTGGTGGCACCAGGAATCTTGTCTCAAAGATCACCAATGGTCTGGTTGTAGTGGCTTTAGTCACAGGCACCCCGGGTGCCTGCTTCTGGTGCCAGTCATGATCTTCACCTCCAGGTCACCTGTTGGCCTCCTCCAGGGCACGTAACTTCTCCAGGTGTGAGGCACTGAGGTCTTGAGGTTCTGCATGGTCACTGTCTCGTTGCCCACCAGAAGCCTGTGGGGCCCAGCCAAGGTGCCCACATAGCCACCTCTGTAGCCCCCAGAGGAGGGGTGAGGACGCGAAGCAGGCGGAGGACCTCGGCACACCGCAGTCCTCTAAGCCCCATGAACGGTGGTGTGCGGTAGGTGCCTCTTGCTCTGAAGTGCAAGGTGCCCACCCATGCCCTGGAAGGATGAGGAGGCCCACAACTGGCAATGCGGCTACAGGAAGTCCTAGGGAAAGAGGACTCCGTGACACTCGTCAGAGGAGTGGAGAGGCTGTTACCTCTCTCTACTTACTTTTAATTTGggttggttgtgtgttttttttttttgttttttaaaaaaatatatggccctagccggtttggctcagtggatagagcgtcagcttgtggactgaagggtcccaggttcgattctggtcaaggacacatgcccaggttgcgggctcgatcccgaataggggacatgcaggaggcagccaatcaatgattctctcatcatttatgtttctctctctctccctcttccttcctctctgaaatcaattaaaaacacacacacacacacacaaacacacatatatatatatatgtgtgtgtatatatatatatgttttttttttttttttttgcctagctggtttggctcagtgggtagatcattggcctgcagactgaagggtcccaggttcgattccagtcaagggcacatgcctgggtttcaggctcctccctggctcgtGCAGTATCTTAGTAGTTAATTAAATTACCGGTTGATCACTTTGATCCagtgtatgtttgtttttatgttttgttagTGTTCGAGGATGTTTGTTTTGCTTCTCTAACCTGACAGAACTTAGCCTCCAAACCTGAGACTTACATTGGGTCTTGGTTTTAGGCTTTGTTGGGGCAGGTTTATGAAGGCCTTCCTCCAGCCATGGTTCTCACTTATAGTATACAGCCTTCCTGATGTCTCAGCTTAATATCTGGGTCATTAACAAGGTGCTAAAGAGGCACCTTGATGTGTCTGGGGGGGAACTTTAGCATCCCCTAGCACTGCTCAACCTCTATTTTTATGTTTGGTCTATTCTCAACCCCATTGGAGCCACTCTGCTTAGATTCTGGTAGTCTGATTCTGTGCATGgagtcctcaggtgaggactcaCTGGGAACTCCCCCACATAGACTTTTGGGCTCTCACACCCCCTGCATTGCTCCATCCATTACATCCAGAGATGCTGACCTTTGCCTCCCTGGCTCAGTGGGACCACCATGCTCTGCTTGGATTCTATCCCACTGTCCTGTGGTTAGGAAACGGCCCTGGGTAGAGAGTTTTGGTGATCATGAGGTACATTTCATGAGTTTTGCTTCCTTCAGGGTTACAGTTTTGTGCTGCTTGTTGTTTACATCCTGGAAATGGCAGCCTCCCTGTTTCCCTCCGTCTAATGGTTGTTCATGGAGGGAAGGTCTGTCTGCCACTGATCGCTGTGCCAGAGCTGGAAGttgtcctggagctctgggcctGCTCTGGGTGCGTTAACATCCACGTTCCCTGCTTGGCTGCTGTCTTAGGATCTCACTTAGGGATTCCCTTTGCTTCTCTTTTGAGTTGAATTCTCTGTTTTCTGAAGCccacattttcttaattttgattGGTTTCTTTAGGTAGAGGAACCTTCAGTAGTTTCCTGATAAAGGGTGGAAGGAAGGTAAACTTTTTGAGGCCTACATGCCTGAAAACACCTTTATTAAGTCATCACACTTGACTGATAGTTGATTGAGTAAAGAATTCTAGAttggaaataattttccctcATAATTTTAGGCATTGTTTGACTGAATATATAATACCATGTGAATCTTGaaacctgtattttctttttctgtttttactcTGCAAGTTTTTCTTTCCTATTGTTCTGGAATTCTCAGTCATGTGTTTTGTGTGGGTCTGTTTTCCTTCATTGTGTGTGTGCTTAGTGGATCCTTTCAATCAGTTCTGGGGCATTTTCTTGAAGTATTTCTTTGATTTTAcgctcccccctgcccctccctgaacCTATTACTATCACATATTGTACCTCCTAGGCTGGTTctacaattttcttttctctcttttccatctctttgtatttttttctttactatggAGGGATTTCTTCAACTTTTATCTCCCAACCCTTACGTTGTATTACTCATTTATGTTATATAGTTAATTTTCAAgagctctttttttatttctgaatgcTCCCTCTACTTAAAGTGTTTATTGTTTCACAGATCTTTCCTATCTCTGAAACTCTTGATGATTGCTTTTGAGGTTTTTTGCTTTTGCATAGTATCTGTTTCCTCCAAGTTGCTTTTTTCCATGTTTGTTCAGCCTCTGTCTGTAGTGTTATATGCTCTCCTGTGGGGTGTGGAGATGAGTGCTTGGTCACTTGGATCCCAGGTTTGTGTAGTGTCAATGTTTACACCTTTTGCTTCACCCCATGCATGAGCTAGCAGACAGCATAAGCTGTGGGGTCTGGAGCCTGGTTTCCTTGTAGCCTCTTAGAGCTGAAGAGTAAATAGGAATCCTCGGGACTGGAGGATTTTATGTGGCCCAGAGGTTAACTCTCAGACTTTTCTTGGTGGGGCCTAGGGAAAAGCTTGTCACCTCCATAAGGAGAGGGTCATTATCCTTGCCCCCAGGAACTTTCTGTGACCCCTGAGGTCTGTCCCACTCCAGACAGACTAGAGGGCCTCTGACCCCTTGAGAACTAGATAGAGAGGCACTGACAGTACTTGCACCAGCAAAGGAGGGTGGATGGACCTGCAGCCCAGTGTGGACCAAAGGCTCGTGTTCATCCTCAGAGAGCCCCGAGAACCTGTGATTTCAGGAGTGGAGAAGGCAATCCCTGAGCTCCTGAGAGCCCTGGTACCTGCCTGCTCTGATGCCTGCCCAGTCTCTCTCCCAGTCCTAGTCCTAGAGTGGGAGGCCTCCTCGTCTGGGCACAGTGTAGGGCCAGGTCTGCCCTGCTCTATCTTGTGTCTATCTTGCCAGACTGCTGCCTCTATAGCAGGCTAGGGAAGCTCCTGCCACACACAGGTAACTCTCCTGCGTGGCCAGTGTCCAGGAGGGCTGGGTAGTGGGCTCTAATGAGTGTTGTTAAGTGAAGACATGGCAGGAAAAGATGCCAAGGTTTTTGCTTTTGGTCAAGATGGGTCAATTGCTGGTAAAGGCCCCAGCAAGGGCTCTGCCCACTGCTTCCCCTAAGCACTCATTGACACAGCCGAGGCCTCCCTTACCACCAAGTAGTGAGCATATTCCTGGGTATTTCTGATTCAGATAGAGAACCCTAGTTCTGGGGGAGCCTTACACAGTGCAGGGCCACTGAGTTGCTTTCTAACGGCTCAgaagggcctctctctctctctctctctctctctctctctctctctcgtctctctccACCTTCTAGACCTTCTGTGTAATTCCAGTCAAGGTGTGGGCTGGTGGCCTGCCAATTGGAACCAGTGCTTTGGGCATGGGTGTGTGGGGTTGCCCTCCCTGTCCCGGCCATGTCATCCGGTTCATGGGAGGCCCTGTTTCTTTAGCTGCAGATCTGGGACACTGCCGGCCAGGAGCGATTCCGCACCATCACCCAGAGCTACTACCGCAGCGCGAATGGGGCCATTCTTGCTTACGACATCACCAAGAGGAGCTCCTTTCTGTCAGTGCCTCATTGGATCGAGGACGTGAGGAAGTACGCTGGCTCCAATATTGTGCAGCTGCTGATCggtgagctgggagggaggaagtcGGGGCTGGCAGGGTTCCTTGGGGCCACAGATCCCGTCTGTCtcagtttctccttttttaaaaaaaaaaaatatattttattgatttttttacatagtggaagggagagggagagatagaaacatcaatggtgaaaaagaatcgttgatcggctgccttctgcacattccCCTatgagggatcgagcctgcaacccagcatgtgccctgactggaatcgaaccgtgacttcctggttcataggtcgatgctcaaccattgagccacactggctgggctctctctctctctctctcttttttttaatcctcacccaaggatatttttccattgatcttttagagagagggaaggacagagcgaaacatcaatgtgagagaaacacatcgatttggttgcctcctgcatgtgccctgaccagggcccaggctggggaggagcctgcaaccaaggcatgtgcccttaaccagaatcgaacccgggactctttggtctgcaggccaacactctatccactgagccaaaccagctagggcttctctctcctttttaaacaAAGGCAAGCCAGAGCGCAGAGAGGGGCTGCGCTTATCCAGGCAGGAATGGAGCCAGAACTTGACATTCTGATTCTGCTAGTCACTtgtaaagttatatttaaaattggaatTTGGGAAGAAAGGAAGCTAAAATTTGATTTGCAGTGTGCTGTATCTGCACAGTGGTTAACACTGGTTAAGTCTTCACACGTGTCTTTGGATTTAATTCCCATAATCTGGCTACTCCTTATTTGTCAGGGCGTGGgcatgaggctcagagaagtgaaataatttcttttcttttttttttcccattttttttattaaggtatttatatgtgtacatatcttaccattggcccccccgccccgccccactcccatacatgccttcaccccccagtgttttgtgtccattggttatgcttatatgcttgcatacaagtccttcggttgatctcttatctcccccacctctccctacccttcccgctgtaatttgacagtctgtttgatgctttactgcctctgtatctatctttttgttcatcagtttataaagttctttattatcctcaaatgagtgagatcatgtggaatttttctttcattgactggcttattgaGAAGTGAAATAATTTCTCAGTTCACATAGTCTGTGAGCATACACACGTGAAGTTTGAGTTTAGTTCTACTAACCGTAATTCAGCAGAGTAGGGCTCCTCAAATGTTCCCATGCCTCCAAAGCCGTAAAGCGCGGATGCTGGGCGCCACTTCCAGAGCATTCAGTTCaggaggtctgggtgaggccctgGAATgcacatttctaacaagttcccaggggaCATCTGGGCCATACCTGTTGCCGGCTCAgggaccccactttgagaactATGTTGCAGAGATGCGGATACctccattttccattttttctcctACATAAACTTCCCAGAACTGGGCTCCAGAAGCTTTGGACCACTTGTGTGACCCCTGGGTCCTCCCCTCAGCAGTCAGACTGGTT from Eptesicus fuscus isolate TK198812 chromosome 12, DD_ASM_mEF_20220401, whole genome shotgun sequence includes:
- the RAB43 gene encoding ras-related protein Rab-43 isoform X4, encoding MAGPGPGDPDEQYDFLFKLVLVGDASVGKTCVVQRFKTGAFSERQSSTIGVDFTMKTLEIQAADLGHCRPGAIPHHHPELLPQREWGHSCLRHHQEELLSVSASLDRGREEVRWLQYCAAADRYLYVYISYHWPPRPAPLPYMPSPPSVLCPLVMLICLHTSPSVDLLSPPPLPTLPAVI
- the RAB43 gene encoding ras-related protein Rab-43 isoform X3, with amino-acid sequence MAGPGPGDPDEQYDFLFKLVLVGDASVGKTCVVQRFKTGAFSERQSSTIGVDFTMKTLEIQGKRVKLQIWDTAGQERFRTITQSYYRSANGAILAYDITKRSSFLSVPHWIEDVRKYAGSNIVQLLIGIYMCTYLTIGPPAPPHSHTCLHPPVFCVHWLCLYACIQVLRLISYLPHLSLPFPL